The following nucleotide sequence is from Saccharothrix texasensis.
GTGTGCGGCGGTGTCCTGCGGCCGGCGGCGGTCGCGTTCGGCGAGCCCCTGCCCGACGACGTGCTGCGCACGGCGCGGATGGCGGTGCTCGACTGCGACGTGATGCTGGTGGCCGGGACGTCGCTCACGGTCGAACCCGCCGCGCAGCTCGTGCCGCTGGCGGCGAAGGCGGGCGCGGCGGTCGTCATCTGCTCCCTGGACCCGACGCCGTACGACTCGCTGGCGGCGGCGGTGGTGCGCGAGCCGGCCGCGTCGGCGCTGCCGGAACTGGCCGCCGTGCCCGTGGTGGCGACCGGCCCGATCCGCACGTGGGGCGACCCCAGCACCTGGTGAACCACCCGCTCGTGACGCGTGACCACACGTTCGTGAGCGCATCGCGGTGCCAAGGTGGCCGCATGGGGAGTCAACAGTCACCGATCAACCTCCGTGACGCGGTGGTCGTGCCCCGGCTGGCGGAGCAGTTGGACGTCCGCTGGCGGGCCGACCAGTTCAGCGCCCGGGAGGAGGGCCACGGGTGGCGGTTCCGGCCCAGGGGCGAGCACGTGGTGTGCCTCGGCGGGCAGCAGTTCCGGCTCGACAACCTCCACTTCCACCGGCCGAGCGAGCACTGGGTGCGCGGCCGGTCGCGCGGCGCGGAGATGCACGCCGTCCACCTGCGGGCGGACGACGAGCTGCGGGCGTGCGTGGTGGCGGTGTTCGTCGACCTCGGCGAGCCTGGCCCGTCGGAGGGGAAGCCGCCCAGCGGCATCGACCTGCCGGCGCTCTTCCCGGACGGCGGCTTCCACCGCTACGAGGGCTCGCTGACCACGGGCGAGTTCGACGAGATCGTCAGCTGGGTCGTGATGGACCGGCCGGTCCAGGTGGACGACGCGGCCCTGCGCGCGTTCATCCGCACGCACGCCGACCACCCCCGCCCCGTCCAGCCGGTGAACCGGCGGTTCGTGCTGGCGACCGGGTGACGCGGGAGGTAGCCGGGGCGGTCACCGGTAAATAAGGTCACCTCGTATGCGCGTACCCCTGACCGTCGCCGATTTCCTCCACCGGGCGGAGCAGGTCTTCGCCGACACCCCGGCCTCCGTCGACGAGCCCGTCCAGCCCGCCGCGCCCGTGCCGACCACCACCTACGGCGAGTTCGGCACCCGCGTCCGGGCCTGGCAGGCCGGGTTCGACGCGCTCGGCCTCGGCGAGGGCGAGCGGATCGCCGTGGTCAGCCACAACTCGGCCCGGCTGCTCGAACTGCTGCACGCGGTGCCCGCCACCGGCCGCATCGCCGTCCCCGTCAACTTCCGGCTGCGGCCCGAGGAGATCTCCTACATCGTCGAGCACAGCGGCGCGTCCGCGCTGCTCGTCGACCCCGAGCTGGAGCTGGACGGGGTCACCGCGCGGCACCGCTTCGTGCTCGGCGAGCAGACCGAGACCGAGCTGATGCGCTTCGACACCGAGCCCCGCCCCTGGCGCGAGCCGGACGAGGACGCCACCGCCACGATCAACTACACCTCCGGCACGACCGCCCGCCCCAAGGGCGTCCAGATGACCCACCGCAACATCTGGATCAACGCGGTCACCTTCGCCATGCACGCCCGCGTCTGGGAACGCGACGTCTACCTGCACGTCCTGCCGATGTTCCACTGCAACGGCTGGGGCATGCCCTACGGCCTGGCCGGGCTCGGCGTGCCGCAGGTCGTGCTGCGCAAGGTCGACGGCGCGGAGATCCTCAACCGGGTCCGCGACCACGGCGTCACGCTGATGTGCGGCGCGCCCGCCGTCTGGAACGCCGTGCTCGACGCCGCCCAGGACTGGGACGGCGAGATCCCCGGCCGCGACCGGGTCCGGATCATCTGCGCCGGCGCGCCCCCGCCCAGCCGCACCATCGCCCGCGTGGGCGAGGAGCTCGGCTGGGAGTTCCTCCAGCTCTACGGCCTGACCGAGACCTCGCCGCTGCTGACGTTCAACCGCACCCGACCGGCCGACGACGCGCTGCCGCCAGCGGAACGGGCGCGCAAGCTGTCCCGCGCGGGCGCGCCGGGGCTCGGCGTGCGGCTGCGGGTGTCCGAGACCGGCGAGGTGCTGGCCAGGGGCAACGTCGTCATGGCCGGCTACTGGGAGAACCCCGGCGCCACCGCCGAGGCGTTGGAGGGCGGCTGGTTCCACACCGGCGACGGCGGCGAGCTGGACGACGAGGGCCACCTGACGATCTCCGACCGCAAGAAGGACGTGATCATCACCGGCGGCGAGAACGTGTCGTCCATCGAGGTCGAGGACGCCCTGTTCGGCCACCCCGCGGTGGCCGAGGCGGCGGTCATCGGCGTGCCGCACGACAAGTGGGGCGAGACGATCAAGGCGCTGGTCGTGCGGGCCGAGGGCGCGGAGGTCACCGAGGCCGAGCTGATCGCCCACTGCAAGACCCGCCTCGCCGGGTACAAGGCGCCGACCTCGGTCGAGTTCCGCGACGCCATCCCGCGCACCGCCACCGGCAAGGTGCAGAAGTTCAAGCTGCGCGAGCCGTACTGGGCCGACCTCGACCGCAAGGTCAACTGACCGTGATCCCGTCACCCGGGTGAGGGTGGCTCCCCGCGTCCGCTGTGACCCGTGTGGCTGATGTTGACGCCGGGTCGGTTGGAAACAGTGAGGCACGAGTGGCAGAGTCGATCCGCATAGCGCCGTTCGGCGTAACGCTGATCGGCCGAGTGCGCGGGGAGGGCGGCAGTCGTGACTCGATGGGTGATCCCGGTCGTGATCGCGTTGACCACCGCGGTGGGGTTGGGCGGCGTAACGCACGCGGCGCCGCCACCGCCGCCCAACCCCAGCGACGCCGAGATCAGCGCCGGCCGGCAGCAGGCCGACGCCAAAGCGGCCCACGTCGGTGAGCTGACCGGTCGGCTCACCGACGCCGAGGCCCGCCTGCGCGAGCTCACCGACGAAGTCGCGTTCACGCTGGAGCTGGCCAACAAGGCGCGGGTCGACCTGGAGACCGCCCAGGGCGAGGCCGACCGGGCGCGCCGCGACGCCGACGGGGCCCGGGTCGAGGCCGACGCCGCCGCCCGCGCCGTCGAGGACGCCCGCGTGCGGCTGGACGAGTTCGCCGCCGCCAGCTACGAGCAGGGCAGCCTGGTCGGCTCCGTCTCGGCCTACTTCGGCGCCACCAGCCCGCAGGACCTGCTGGCCCGCGCGCAGCTGCTCCAGGCCGTCAGCGAGTCGAGCCTCGACGCGCTGGACGACGTCGAGCGCACCCGCGCCGAGCAGGCGAACAAGGACTCCGCCGCGCGCGCCGCGCTCGACCTGGCCGACCGGAAGCAGGCCGCCGCGGACCAGGCCGCGCGGGACGCCGACGCCGCCCGGACCACCGCCGTGCTGGCGCAGGAGGGCCAGGCCGCCGCCGCGCGAGGCCTCCAGGACGACAAGACCCGCGTGGAAGGCGAGCTGGACCAGGCGTTGCACGCGGTCGAAGGGCTGGAGGGTCAACGCGCCCAGTACGACCGGTGGCTGGACGACAAGCGCCGCGAGGACGAGGAAGCCGCACGCCTGGCCGCCCTCGCCGCGGCCGCGGCCGCGGCCGCGGCCGCGCCCCAGGCTCCTCGTCCGCCGGTGGTGTCGGCGCCGAGCGGCACCGGCGTGGAGACCGTCGTCGCCCGCGCCCTGGCGCAGCTCGGCGTGCGGTACTCGTGGGGCGGCGGCAACTACGACGGCCCGACCGTCGGCATCCGGGACGGCGGCGTCGGCGACGCGCACGGCGACTACTACAGCGTCGGCTTCGACTGCTCCGGGCTGATGATGTACGCGTTCGCGGGCGTCGGCGTCTACCTGCCGCACTACAGCGGCTACCAGTACAACGCCGGCCGCAAGGTGCCGCTCTCCCAGGCGCGGCGCGGCGACATGCTGTTCTGGGGACCGGGCGGCGGCACCCACGTCGCGCTCTACCTCGGCGACGGCATGATGGTCGAGGCGCCGTACTCCGGCTCGCACGTCCGCGTCGCGCCGGTCCGGTACGGCGGGATCATGCCGTACGCCACGCGCCTGCTGTGACCTTCCTCCGCGGTGGGGAGCCCGGTCAGCGCCGGTCCCCGACGGGTTCCAGGCGCAGCGCCCGGACCTCCTCGCGCAGCGCCTTGATCTCGTCCAGCAGCCGGTCGTCCGTAGCGCCGCTCGGCGCGGGCGCGGCGTCCTCGGACTCCATCGCGCTGCACACGACCGCGATGAACAGGTTCAGCATGGTGAACGTGCCGACCAGCAGGTAGACCACGAAGAAGATCCAGGCCAGCGGCTGGGTGGCCATCAGGTCGCGCATCACGTCCGACCAGCCGTCGCCGGTGGTGAGCTGGAACAGCGTCAGGAGGGTCGCGCCGAGGTCGCCGAACCGGGGGTCGCCGCTGCCGCGGAACAGGTTGATGGCGACCACGCTGCCGACGTACAGCATCAGCACGAGCAGCCCGGACAGCGACAGCAGGCCCGGCACGGACTTCACCAGCGCGGTCACCACCCGGCGCATGCTCGGCACCATCGCGACCAGGCGCAGCGCGCGCAGGATGCGCAGCGCCCGGACCACCGACAGCGGACCGGCCGCCGGCAGCAGGGCGACGCCGACCACCACGAAGTCGAAGACGTTCCACGGGTCGCGGAAGAAGCGGGGGCCGTGCGCGTACAGCCGCGCGACCAGTTCCAGGACGAAGATCGCCAGGGCGGTGCGGTCCAGCACGTCGAAGACGCCGCCGTAGGACGCGACCAGTGCCGTCGACGTCTCGCAGCCGAGGGTGACCGCGTTGACCACGATCACCGCGATGACCACCCGCTGCAAGCGCCTGCCGTCCACGACGTCGCGGACGCGGTCGCGCAAACCCATGCCGAACTCCTCCTGCACGCGTCGGGGATCTCGCTCGATCGAGCACCGCCCCATCGGCGGGTTGGCTGTACGGCTTGAGTGAATTCACCCGGTCGAGCGGAAGAATGCCGATTTGGCGCGGGTGCCGACCTGGAGGTCGACGAACCGCTTGGCGTGCAACCCCGGCGCGGCGGTCGAGCCGACGAGCGCGGGCCCGCGCGCGAGGTCCGCTCCGGAGCGGGCCGGCAATGCACCTCGTTCGCGCACGCGGGGACGGACGGCGGTGAGGCCGGGCAGACCGCGAGCGGGTGCCCACCGGTTGCCCGAGTCGCGCCGCGCGGTCCGTCCACAGTGGATTAAGGGTGGATATGAACCCCAATTCGGCGCGATCCCGGAAGGCGACCGTGGAATTGCGGAAAAATGCGGGTGATCACCTGAATGCGAGAGCCGGATTCGGTAGCGTCGGTGGTCTGAGGGAGGAAGTCAAGTCCAGGGGGGACCATGACGGCCGGCCGCTTGATTCTCGACGACGGCGAATCGACCTGTCACAGACGCGGTGACGGGCCGCCGGTCGTGCTGCTGCACGGCGGTGGGCTCGGGGTGGCGCCGTGGGACCGCCAGTTCGACCTGCCGGCGGGCCTGGTGCTGGTCGGGCCGGGCGTGAGCGGGACGGTGTTCGAGGACCCGTTCGTCCTGGACCAGCTCGCGCGGCCGCGGGCGTCGACCGCGGTGGACCGGCCCGACGAGTTCGACCGCGCCCT
It contains:
- a CDS encoding carbonic anhydrase family protein; the encoded protein is MGSQQSPINLRDAVVVPRLAEQLDVRWRADQFSAREEGHGWRFRPRGEHVVCLGGQQFRLDNLHFHRPSEHWVRGRSRGAEMHAVHLRADDELRACVVAVFVDLGEPGPSEGKPPSGIDLPALFPDGGFHRYEGSLTTGEFDEIVSWVVMDRPVQVDDAALRAFIRTHADHPRPVQPVNRRFVLATG
- a CDS encoding AMP-binding protein encodes the protein MRVPLTVADFLHRAEQVFADTPASVDEPVQPAAPVPTTTYGEFGTRVRAWQAGFDALGLGEGERIAVVSHNSARLLELLHAVPATGRIAVPVNFRLRPEEISYIVEHSGASALLVDPELELDGVTARHRFVLGEQTETELMRFDTEPRPWREPDEDATATINYTSGTTARPKGVQMTHRNIWINAVTFAMHARVWERDVYLHVLPMFHCNGWGMPYGLAGLGVPQVVLRKVDGAEILNRVRDHGVTLMCGAPAVWNAVLDAAQDWDGEIPGRDRVRIICAGAPPPSRTIARVGEELGWEFLQLYGLTETSPLLTFNRTRPADDALPPAERARKLSRAGAPGLGVRLRVSETGEVLARGNVVMAGYWENPGATAEALEGGWFHTGDGGELDDEGHLTISDRKKDVIITGGENVSSIEVEDALFGHPAVAEAAVIGVPHDKWGETIKALVVRAEGAEVTEAELIAHCKTRLAGYKAPTSVEFRDAIPRTATGKVQKFKLREPYWADLDRKVN
- a CDS encoding NlpC/P60 family protein, translating into MTRWVIPVVIALTTAVGLGGVTHAAPPPPPNPSDAEISAGRQQADAKAAHVGELTGRLTDAEARLRELTDEVAFTLELANKARVDLETAQGEADRARRDADGARVEADAAARAVEDARVRLDEFAAASYEQGSLVGSVSAYFGATSPQDLLARAQLLQAVSESSLDALDDVERTRAEQANKDSAARAALDLADRKQAAADQAARDADAARTTAVLAQEGQAAAARGLQDDKTRVEGELDQALHAVEGLEGQRAQYDRWLDDKRREDEEAARLAALAAAAAAAAAAPQAPRPPVVSAPSGTGVETVVARALAQLGVRYSWGGGNYDGPTVGIRDGGVGDAHGDYYSVGFDCSGLMMYAFAGVGVYLPHYSGYQYNAGRKVPLSQARRGDMLFWGPGGGTHVALYLGDGMMVEAPYSGSHVRVAPVRYGGIMPYATRLL
- a CDS encoding ion transporter, translating into MGLRDRVRDVVDGRRLQRVVIAVIVVNAVTLGCETSTALVASYGGVFDVLDRTALAIFVLELVARLYAHGPRFFRDPWNVFDFVVVGVALLPAAGPLSVVRALRILRALRLVAMVPSMRRVVTALVKSVPGLLSLSGLLVLMLYVGSVVAINLFRGSGDPRFGDLGATLLTLFQLTTGDGWSDVMRDLMATQPLAWIFFVVYLLVGTFTMLNLFIAVVCSAMESEDAAPAPSGATDDRLLDEIKALREEVRALRLEPVGDRR
- a CDS encoding GrpB family protein; this encodes MRERGALPARSGADLARGPALVGSTAAPGLHAKRFVDLQVGTRAKSAFFRSTG
- a CDS encoding alpha/beta fold hydrolase, which codes for MTAGRLILDDGESTCHRRGDGPPVVLLHGGGLGVAPWDRQFDLPAGLVLVGPGVSGTVFEDPFVLDQLARPRASTAVDRPDEFDRALPRFLSASR